In [Leptolyngbya] sp. PCC 7376, a genomic segment contains:
- a CDS encoding EAL domain-containing protein, producing the protein MRRSTESPFSLLYYRLAKLSLIHLSVNQTLCVLVLLVTLFTTAGKQIGAFGFLELAVFDRLTRTLPQKKSQEDLAQSKIVVVEITEQDLLKQGEWPFSDLTLAKALRELQEHQPRMIGVDLYRNLPQGEGIEDLEREFAKDNVMAIYDVGGRVDAPPSIPENRQGFNDLVLDPDGVVRRHLLYTYTGEREFYSFSLLLALGYLGQDNLSVGRSPDGLTIADTKFSALRNNSGAYQNLDAAGYQILLNQPPNMNIDRLPFSLVVEGAAPPELIRDRVVLIGSTAPSLKDTFRTPIHKGNRINPLFSGVELHAQQVNQILNISLGEVKPFYFWTEWQEILWIIGWSAVGAVAIRTAKNLRSLILIELAAGGLLILVTELLFQQYIWIPMISPLFGLGLCSVLVLAHKLIDTSFVDPLTHLPNRQQFFLHLRFAIKHSNQSRQSRFAVLFLGIDRFNIINDSFGYAVGDKILTGLAQRIKTVLNDIETTPLLARVGGDEFAILLPHMQNSDEIQVQADQLQAIVQKPFLIEGKELILSCCIGIALGQPSETYEPEQLLRNAHTAMYRAKMLGRSSYEVFAAGMKNQMTERLKMETDLRYALTRDEMELYYQPLIDLKQGTLIGFEALIRWNHPSGIISPYNFIPVAEETGFIIPLGKWIIQTACRQMQTWHELFPEHSNLGLSINLSGRQFSHPDLVQDIRSTLDETQLSSDCLKMEVTESIAMQNVEKSIDLLLELKELGLQLSIDDFGTGYSSLSYLCQFPIDTLKVDRSFVVQMQESDADYAIVQTIVTLSHALGMTIVAEGIETAEQRDILKGLDCEFGQGYLFAKPLRVFEAEALIESNQAFF; encoded by the coding sequence ATGCGAAGATCCACAGAATCTCCTTTCTCACTTCTCTATTACAGACTCGCAAAGCTTTCTCTCATCCATTTATCGGTTAATCAAACCCTTTGTGTTCTTGTCTTACTGGTTACTCTATTCACCACAGCTGGCAAACAGATAGGTGCATTTGGATTTCTTGAACTAGCGGTTTTTGATCGCTTGACGCGCACGTTGCCTCAGAAAAAATCCCAGGAAGATCTAGCGCAATCAAAGATTGTTGTGGTCGAAATTACAGAGCAAGATCTTTTAAAGCAAGGAGAATGGCCTTTTTCAGATCTAACGCTGGCGAAAGCTTTGCGGGAATTACAGGAGCATCAGCCACGGATGATTGGTGTGGATCTCTATCGAAATTTACCCCAGGGTGAAGGAATAGAAGACCTTGAGCGGGAATTTGCCAAAGATAATGTCATGGCGATCTACGATGTTGGCGGTCGGGTTGATGCGCCACCATCTATTCCTGAAAATCGGCAAGGGTTTAATGATCTTGTGCTGGATCCTGATGGCGTAGTGCGAAGACATTTGCTCTATACCTATACCGGTGAGCGCGAATTCTATTCATTTTCGCTGCTTTTGGCTTTGGGTTACCTTGGGCAGGACAATTTGTCTGTGGGGCGATCGCCGGATGGACTGACAATTGCAGACACTAAATTCTCAGCTCTTAGGAACAATTCTGGCGCATACCAAAATTTAGATGCAGCGGGCTATCAGATTCTCCTCAATCAGCCTCCCAATATGAATATTGATCGCCTGCCCTTTAGCCTTGTTGTGGAAGGTGCTGCGCCCCCCGAGTTGATCCGCGATCGCGTTGTTCTGATTGGTAGCACTGCCCCAAGCCTCAAAGATACTTTTCGGACTCCCATCCATAAGGGCAATCGCATTAACCCTCTCTTTTCAGGAGTAGAACTTCATGCCCAACAAGTTAACCAAATTCTGAATATTTCCCTCGGTGAGGTCAAGCCTTTTTACTTCTGGACAGAATGGCAAGAAATCCTCTGGATTATTGGCTGGAGTGCTGTGGGAGCTGTGGCTATTCGTACAGCAAAAAACCTACGTTCGTTGATTCTCATTGAGCTAGCGGCAGGTGGCTTACTAATCTTGGTGACCGAGCTGCTCTTCCAGCAATATATTTGGATCCCGATGATTTCGCCGCTGTTTGGTCTGGGTCTATGCAGCGTTTTAGTTCTCGCCCACAAACTGATTGACACATCTTTTGTTGACCCGCTTACCCATCTCCCAAATCGTCAGCAATTTTTTCTACATTTACGCTTTGCGATCAAACATTCAAACCAGAGTCGTCAGTCGAGATTTGCGGTACTGTTTCTCGGGATTGATCGATTCAACATTATCAATGACAGTTTTGGTTATGCTGTCGGTGACAAAATCTTGACTGGTTTAGCCCAACGTATTAAAACAGTGCTCAATGACATTGAGACCACGCCTTTACTTGCCAGAGTCGGAGGTGATGAATTTGCCATTTTGCTACCCCATATGCAAAATTCGGACGAAATCCAAGTCCAAGCTGACCAATTACAGGCGATCGTCCAAAAGCCTTTTCTCATTGAAGGGAAAGAACTCATTTTGAGCTGTTGTATTGGGATTGCCCTCGGTCAACCCAGCGAGACTTACGAGCCGGAACAATTACTGCGCAATGCCCACACGGCGATGTACCGTGCAAAAATGCTGGGTCGCTCCTCCTACGAGGTGTTTGCGGCGGGGATGAAAAACCAGATGACGGAACGTTTGAAAATGGAAACGGACCTCCGTTATGCTCTGACTCGCGATGAGATGGAACTGTATTATCAGCCGCTGATCGATTTAAAGCAGGGAACATTGATCGGTTTTGAAGCCCTTATACGTTGGAATCATCCTTCTGGGATTATTTCGCCCTACAATTTCATTCCGGTCGCTGAGGAAACAGGCTTTATTATTCCCCTGGGAAAATGGATTATCCAAACTGCTTGCCGTCAAATGCAAACATGGCATGAGCTTTTTCCAGAGCATTCTAACTTGGGTCTAAGCATTAATTTATCAGGACGACAGTTTAGTCATCCTGATTTGGTACAAGATATTCGTTCAACCCTTGATGAAACGCAACTTTCTTCTGATTGCCTCAAAATGGAGGTCACAGAGAGTATTGCAATGCAAAACGTTGAGAAAAGCATTGATCTGCTGTTAGAGCTGAAGGAGCTTGGGTTGCAGCTGAGTATTGATGATTTTGGAACAGGCTATTCATCTCTGAGTTATTTATGTCAGTTCCCGATTGATACGCTGAAAGTGGATCGTTCGTTTGTCGTGCAAATGCAGGAGTCCGATGCAGATTATGCGATTGTGCAAACCATCGTGACCCTCAGCCATGCATTGGGGATGACCATCGTGGCAGAGGGAATCGAGACTGCTGAGCAGCGCGATATTTTAAAGGGTTTGGATTGTGAGTTTGGTCAAGGATATCTATTTGCAAAGCCGCTACGAGTGTTTGAGGCAGAGGCATTAATTGAATCTAATCAAGCGTTTTTCTAG
- a CDS encoding CHASE2 domain-containing protein produces the protein MKRPSLEKFQKFRLLPWYQHCANATLSAAIAIGLSFTGGFQLVEWAFFDQTIRMRPKEQPDPNIVVVTFDEVDLEKVGTWPIPDDTLATILDRVTAYEPRVIGLDLYRNLPVGNDGYEALVQAFSSNTNLYGVSQQVEGETTGAPEILKKYDRVRLADLILDVDSKVRRALLSIRDPEGEIKLALGTQLALNFLEAEGIEPEVLDGESIQLGNARLFPLHGTEGGYVRMDGGGYQILLNYRGIEADFHTISITDILEERMPEELIRDRIVIIGATASTLNDFFQTPYNGSLSSTSISPVPGVIIHANITSQLVSAALGDRALIRTLPDYVEWLWAFVWAMLGTAITAWSLNNSQRLFGGNRDKLNIFIGFVLLESALLAIATTSMLLNVWIPIMPASLGLGLAIFSSLLLSNRQLHGLATLDELTKVANRRSFDTQLSQAIADPDSNCSLILCDIDNFKLYNDTYGHQAGDTCLYRVAQKMRETVRQRDIVARYGGEEFAIILKGTSLELAEEIAQRICKQIFSLNIPHDTSSNSAKVVTMSCGVSIRRTTQKMTTTELIQMADQALYLSKKQGRNRVTLYKKMSNQLPDSLNS, from the coding sequence GTGAAACGTCCCTCTTTAGAAAAGTTTCAAAAATTCAGGTTATTGCCTTGGTACCAACATTGTGCCAATGCAACTTTGTCGGCGGCGATCGCCATTGGCTTGAGTTTTACTGGGGGATTTCAGCTTGTAGAGTGGGCTTTCTTTGATCAGACCATTCGCATGAGACCAAAGGAGCAGCCAGATCCCAACATTGTTGTTGTGACCTTTGATGAGGTGGATTTAGAAAAAGTCGGTACTTGGCCGATTCCCGACGATACATTGGCTACTATTCTTGACCGAGTAACAGCCTATGAGCCGCGGGTTATTGGGCTAGATCTTTACCGGAATTTACCCGTAGGGAATGACGGCTATGAAGCTTTAGTTCAAGCATTTTCTTCAAATACGAATTTATATGGAGTCAGTCAGCAGGTTGAAGGTGAAACGACTGGTGCTCCGGAAATCCTAAAAAAATATGATCGAGTTAGGCTTGCCGATCTGATTTTGGATGTGGATAGTAAAGTGCGGCGGGCATTATTGTCGATTCGGGATCCAGAGGGCGAGATTAAATTGGCTCTGGGGACACAGCTAGCCCTGAACTTTTTAGAAGCGGAAGGAATTGAGCCAGAGGTTTTAGATGGCGAGTCTATTCAGCTAGGAAATGCACGACTTTTCCCATTGCATGGCACTGAGGGAGGTTACGTCAGAATGGATGGAGGTGGTTATCAAATCCTCCTGAATTATCGCGGTATTGAGGCTGATTTTCACACGATTTCGATTACAGATATTTTAGAAGAACGTATGCCAGAGGAGTTGATCCGCGATCGCATCGTTATCATTGGAGCCACGGCCAGTACCCTCAATGACTTCTTCCAAACGCCCTACAATGGCTCGCTGAGTAGCACCTCCATTTCTCCGGTGCCAGGGGTGATTATCCACGCCAATATCACCAGTCAATTGGTGAGTGCGGCCCTTGGCGATCGCGCCTTAATTCGCACGCTACCTGATTATGTGGAATGGCTCTGGGCTTTTGTTTGGGCCATGCTAGGTACTGCGATAACGGCTTGGTCTTTAAATAATTCCCAGAGATTATTTGGCGGAAATCGAGACAAGCTCAATATTTTTATTGGGTTTGTACTGCTAGAGTCCGCATTGCTGGCGATCGCCACAACATCCATGCTCCTCAATGTGTGGATTCCGATCATGCCAGCTAGCTTAGGGCTTGGCCTTGCAATTTTCTCTAGTTTGCTCCTCTCAAACCGTCAGCTCCATGGCCTAGCCACCCTTGATGAACTCACCAAAGTTGCCAACCGTCGTTCCTTTGATACTCAACTCTCTCAGGCAATCGCCGACCCAGATTCGAATTGCTCATTGATTTTATGTGACATCGATAATTTCAAACTTTATAACGATACCTATGGCCATCAGGCAGGGGATACTTGCCTTTATCGTGTTGCCCAGAAAATGCGAGAAACTGTCCGGCAGCGAGATATTGTCGCTCGCTATGGTGGAGAAGAATTTGCCATTATTCTCAAAGGCACATCCCTCGAACTCGCCGAAGAAATCGCCCAGCGCATTTGTAAACAAATTTTTTCTCTAAACATTCCCCACGACACATCGAGCAATAGCGCCAAAGTTGTCACCATGAGTTGTGGTGTGAGTATCCGCCGAACAACCCAAAAGATGACCACCACTGAACTAATTCAGATGGCAGACCAAGCCCTTTATCTCTCCAAAAAACAAGGCCGTAACCGCGTTACGCTCTATAAAAAAATGAGTAACCAATTGCCTGACTCTCTCAATTCCTAG